CAATCAAGTTTTATTGGGTCAATGGTCTATATGGGTTTTTTAATTGGTTGTTTATTAACTGGATTATTTTTGCCGGTGTTGAAATCTAAGGTATTACTTATTGGTTCGCTAGTATGTGTGGCAATCAGTGGAATCTATTCATCAAAATCGCTAACTTTAGCAGAAATTTATGCATCCAGATTCTTTATTGGTTTTTTCCAGGCATTTTCAATTGTTTACCTTCCCCTATGGGTTGAGAGATTTTCTCCTCAATCTAACATGACTACATGGCTTGCATATCAACAGTTATTTAGTATGattggaatattttttggatATTTACTCGGAGGGGTCTTAACTTGTTTTACTGCTGAAGATATTAGTATTTATTACATGTCACTTAGCGAAAAAATCAGTTCATTGTTTGTTTCCTGGCGAGGGccttttattattcaatctGCATTAATCATcccaataataattgttttaatatttattccaGGAGAAATTTTGGATGTAGGAGATCAGGAACGCCTTAGCGAAGttgaatattcaaaaactACAGGGCTTCTTGTCTCAGGTGTTGATCTACGAAGATCAACTAATGATAATCTATTACCAGACGAAAGTAATTCAAACAGGCGAAATAGCAAACTGAGGAGATCCAGTATTCTAATTATCCCATCTCAGTCTATTGGTCCTAACTCTTCAAAAAGTTTTGAAGTTAGAGAAATCTGCACAAATCCCATTTTTATGTTTTCAACCTTTGCAGTTTGTGGAGTTTACTGTTTCACAACATGCACTTTATTTTGgttaaatcaatattttgtaGAAGTCATTAAAGTAGATAGAATTACATCTGTGTTTTCAGTTGCATGTATTTATCTTTCAGGTCCAACACTCGGAGTATATATTGGAGGCATTACAGGTGACTTAATTAATGATCGTCATCCAAATGGCTTCGGATTTATATTAACACTATGTACACTACTTTCCTTTATCGGATTTATTATATCAATGGCGGTGGTCCGGACTCGTTCATACATCAGTTTTTTCTGGGGTATGATTATCATTTTGTTTTTCCTTACTAGCACACTGCCAATGTCGATCATTGTTATAATGAAAAGTGTATCAAGCAAAACAAGACAACTCGCATCAGCCATCGCACAATTCTGTTTTAATTTGGTGGGTTTCCTTTTATCACCCgttattattggaataatCATGGATATAATTGAATACTTTCCTTTTGGTGCGCTAAAAAGAAGGTATAATCCAATTGAAGTCGGGGTAAAAATAATGCTATATATTTCTCTGCCCAcgttctttttttattcattagCAACATTTTGCAGTTATTTCAACTGTCTAATATCGCCAAAGCTAAcacaaaaaaagattattattgCAAATCAAAGCGATATTCCAAAACAgctctttattaaatagtCTAGAAATAGGTTACAATAAATTTGCCGCAATAATATAGTgaattaatacaatttaAACTTATAATGaatctttttgaaaatgttAAAAAAGTACTCGGTGAAGAATTATTCTTCAAGATACAACTTGCTAAAATACTTGTTGTTGGAGCTGGAGGAATTGGGTGTGAGCTTGTGAAGGACTTGATTCTTAGTGGCTTCAGTAACATTACAATTATAGATATGGATGGAATAGACATTAGTAATTTAAATAGACAATTCTTCTTTCGAAGAAAACATGTAGGGATGAACAAGTCAACTGTTGTTGCATTAGAggcaaaaaaattatttaacaAATGCAACTCCGATAATCATAAAGTATCGAATATAGTTGGTATAGTAGGAAATATAATGGATTACAACACCGAATTTTTTAGTCAATTTGACGTTGTTCTAAATGCActtgataatatttctgCGAGAAGTTACGTGAATAAAATCTGCATAGCATCAAATATCgaattaattgattcagGAAGTGCGGGTTATAATGGGCAGGTTCATCCAATAATTCCCAGAGTCTCAAGATGTTACGAATGTTATCCTCCTCCAACTCAAAAGACATTTCCAGTTTGTACAATTAGATCAGTCCCAGACAAGCCCCAACACTCTATTGCTTGGTCTAAATATCTCTTTGATATTGTTTTTGGAGTTAGGCATGATGAAAAAGAGGATTCTGATAACATACTAAGCGACATATCAAAAAAGGTTCAAATAGATTTAGATAGTCTAAAGCAgttagaaaaaaatgaagcaagtgaatatattgaaaactATATAGTAAATATGTTCAATTTCTTGTTTTATTCTGAAATAACTTTATTAGCGAATAATCAGGAAATGTACATCAGCAACAACAAGAAAATTCCTATTCCAATATCCTGGGATgatattcaaagaaaaaattatattgatCGGGTAATCAATTCAGAAGATGATTTAGTAAACTCTGAGCAAAAGGTTTTTTCCATTAAGGAAAATGCTGagttatttttcaatagtGCAcgtaaaattattataaatagaATGAATGAAATTGGCACCGCTTCACTGTGTTTcgataaagataataaagatgCTATGGATTTTGTTTCAGCTGCATCCAATTTGAGATCTTATAATTTCCATATCCCTCTACAATCTCGCTGGTCATGCCAATCAATTGCTGGGTCTATTGTTCCTGCAGTTGCATCAACAAATGCTATTGTCTCAGGAGTACAGATTGCACAACTTTTACTAAtgttaaaatcaaaattatcaagCTTAACTAATCCTGAAGCGGGGAATTCTGATTGCtcatctaataataaattactatttgtaaataaatTCGTATGGATAAGGTCTATACCAATGGGTAGATTCATTATTTGCCCGGAAAGCCTTGAGAAATGCAACCCAAAATGTTTAATTTGCTCTCAAGTACTTGTTAAAATAAAGATTGTAAGCTTTGATAAGTGGAATTTAATGGAGTTTGTAAAAGGAATTATTTGCCAGCACTTAAAGCTTTCTGAGCCCTCTGTTGAGTTAAATGGAAAATGTATTTGGGATCCGGATTTATTAGAGGATGACCATTTCATCAAATATAGTTCTCAAAGATCACTTATTAATTGGAAGTTCTCTGATGGATGCATTGTTTCTATTACGGACTTTTCCTGTGGAGAATTTCAATGCGACGctataattaatatctGTGATGAAAACATTATCAAGTCAGAAAAAGACTTTCAAACTTATGAGAAAAACGGGGAGCTATTTACCATAACAATAGAATCTTCCAAAACCTCTTCAAATGATAGTTGTAGTGACTATTTATCATCGGAAAGCTCTGACgatgaaatattatctGAATTCCAAGGAAATCTAgataattcttcaataagAAAGAGAAGCTTTAACGCAAGTGAAAATGTGGAAAATACTCctaaaaaaagaagataattTACTCTAAAAATCTTTCCCGTTCGAGCACTGACTGCTAATAAATTTATCGCAGTAGTCTAACCTGGGTGGGAAAATTGGTAAGAAATCAGGTATATGCTTTGGTATCGAGTCAACGTATTCAAATAACTCTGGGTCAAgactttttttatttgcatTGTTAGTGTCATTCAGTACATCCCTCCATAATGAATTGCCATTTGTGCAAATATCAGGTATAGTCCTCTTTAAGAAGTTTGTTCCAAAgttattctttttattgATAGTGCTTTCCAATTCGCTATCCAAAAATACCTGTTCAtatcttttaatatctaggcttttaattgatttttttatatcTACAATGTTTACTTGAGTTCTTCCTGCTGCGATTGCTATACTTGATGAAATTTTTCCCAATAATTCGATATAATTAATGTATGCTTCTGTAGCTGTATCTAATATGTTGGGATCATCTAATTCCACATCAAATTTCCTCAAAAGTAGCCTAATACTATTACTTATCGAATTTGTTATCTTTTTGTTAATATGATCCGTATAATATTCTATATTTTCTggatttttcttcatttctaTTTAGGTCGGAAAAAATGAACTCGAAGCCGCTttatgaattaaattttttattcatggataaattaaattatgaaAACAAATTAGAGCTTAAAGAAACTAAATGGAAGAGGAATATAGATGAATCTGATCCAGCTTTTAGAACTGTAGAATTTGGTTCAGATCCTCATGTTTTTAACTCTGAAACtgttgaaatttttttaaccGGCGTTATTTTGACAATTTTAGGAAAGGCATCTAATGATTCTGAAAAGCTCAAATTGATAGAAGAAGTAGTCGAATCTGatttttcatctttatcaTGTTCTACCGGATTAATTGCAAACTTGGAAAATTCGATtcaaattgataatattttttgtgtAACTTTTACTTCAAGTTTATTTTCTCTTATATGCTTGAAATTAGATGGGCTTATTATTGATTCACAAAATATCAAGTTATTCTGTAGAAGGCCGAATAAATATTCGAAtctaaataatgaaaaggTTTTGGATACATTTATCATCCCAAGAATCAGTCAACATGACaactttaaagaaaatgaaaagtgtatattaaaaaatttaccTACTGATATAAATGAAGAGAAAATTAGACAACATCTAGAGAGTATTGGAAAACTTAAATCTctaacaataatatatgATCCAATTACGGGAATCCCAAAAGGCGTTGGAAGCTTTGAATTCGAAGAAAGCTCGCTTTGTAAAAAGGCAATTGCCATACTTCATGGAAAGCCTATAGAATCAACCAAAAATGGAATTTGGAACATCTATCTTGGAAGTGGGACTATAACAAAttataaatcaaataaaggCCAATTTAATCAATCTAATTTTTCTGTTAACTCGAATATAATCCAAAATAGTGAATATTTACATATTACAGAGATCCCTACAAGTATGACttacaatatttttagCAATCCAGTACTTGgattaatgatgaaatattCGAAACAAGTTGGAGAAACGCCTAGCCAAATAATTCAGTtacttaatatttttcttccaGAAGAACTAGTTGATAACGAGATATATAATTCGACATTAGACTCGGTTAGGTCTGAAGCAGAAGTATATGGAAcaattcttgaaatattCTGTCCGCGTCCAAAAgttattgaagaatttcATAGCTGTAGTGGAGCAGGTAaagtattt
The Cryptosporidium parvum Iowa II chromosome 2, whole genome shotgun sequence genome window above contains:
- a CDS encoding major facilitator superfamily protein, 12 transmembrane domain, with protein sequence MEVEANSNNYYLSVVRRSSRRTSFPTLQGLYVSLFEGEITNDGLDFSISNKNSGKEFNPKLIKITFLLSILISTILCLDHGFVACNLENIEKSFGVGYAQSSFIGSMVYMGFLIGCLLTGLFLPVLKSKVLLIGSLVCVAISGIYSSKSLTLAEIYASRFFIGFFQAFSIVYLPLWVERFSPQSNMTTWLAYQQLFSMIGIFFGYLLGGVLTCFTAEDISIYYMSLSEKISSLFVSWRGPFIIQSALIIPIIIVLIFIPGEILDVGDQERLSEVEYSKTTGLLVSGVDLRRSTNDNLLPDESNSNRRNSKLRRSSILIIPSQSIGPNSSKSFEVREICTNPIFMFSTFAVCGVYCFTTCTLFWLNQYFVEVIKVDRITSVFSVACIYLSGPTLGVYIGGITGDLINDRHPNGFGFILTLCTLLSFIGFIISMAVVRTRSYISFFWGMIIILFFLTSTLPMSIIVIMKSVSSKTRQLASAIAQFCFNLVGFLLSPVIIGIIMDIIEYFPFGALKRRYNPIEVGVKIMLYISLPTFFFYSLATFCSYFNCLISPKLTQKKIIIANQSDIPKQLFIK
- a CDS encoding SUMO-1 activating enzyme subunit 2 — protein: MNLFENVKKVLGEELFFKIQLAKILVVGAGGIGCELVKDLILSGFSNITIIDMDGIDISNLNRQFFFRRKHVGMNKSTVVALEAKKLFNKCNSDNHKVSNIVGIVGNIMDYNTEFFSQFDVVLNALDNISARSYVNKICIASNIELIDSGSAGYNGQVHPIIPRVSRCYECYPPPTQKTFPVCTIRSVPDKPQHSIAWSKYLFDIVFGVRHDEKEDSDNILSDISKKVQIDLDSLKQLEKNEASEYIENYIVNMFNFLFYSEITLLANNQEMYISNNKKIPIPISWDDIQRKNYIDRVINSEDDLVNSEQKVFSIKENAELFFNSARKIIINRMNEIGTASLCFDKDNKDAMDFVSAASNLRSYNFHIPLQSRWSCQSIAGSIVPAVASTNAIVSGVQIAQLLLMLKSKLSSLTNPEAGNSDCSSNNKLLFVNKFVWIRSIPMGRFIICPESLEKCNPKCLICSQVLVKIKIVSFDKWNLMEFVKGIICQHLKLSEPSVELNGKCIWDPDLLEDDHFIKYSSQRSLINWKFSDGCIVSITDFSCGEFQCDAIINICDENIIKSEKDFQTYEKNGELFTITIESSKTSSNDSCSDYLSSESSDDEILSEFQGNLDNSSIRKRSFNASENVENTPKKRR
- a CDS encoding splicing factor U2AF U2 SnRNP auxiliary factor large subunit, RRM domain, with product MNSKPLYELNFLFMDKLNYENKLELKETKWKRNIDESDPAFRTVEFGSDPHVFNSETVEIFLTGVILTILGKASNDSEKLKLIEEVVESDFSSLSCSTGLIANLENSIQIDNIFCVTFTSSLFSLICLKLDGLIIDSQNIKLFCRRPNKYSNLNNEKVLDTFIIPRISQHDNFKENEKCILKNLPTDINEEKIRQHLESIGKLKSLTIIYDPITGIPKGVGSFEFEESSLCKKAIAILHGKPIESTKNGIWNIYLGSGTITNYKSNKGQFNQSNFSVNSNIIQNSEYLHITEIPTSMTYNIFSNPVLGLMMKYSKQVGETPSQIIQLLNIFLPEELVDNEIYNSTLDSVRSEAEVYGTILEIFCPRPKVIEEFHSCSGAGKVFIYFSDITAARRAQYQFNGRVFDNIKTVSATFFPLEKYLKHEYSVISYYDEDQKLY